One genomic segment of Candidatus Poribacteria bacterium includes these proteins:
- the dgoD gene encoding galactonate dehydratase: MKITKLETFLVQPRWLFLKIHTDEGLVGLGEPILEGRAKTCAQAVDELAPYLIGEDPRRVVHHWQAMYRHAFYRGGPILTSALSGVEQALWDLAGKSLGVPVYQLFGGPTRDRIRLYKGGGDPEGIKEWIDKGFTAFKTGPAGGRPARIIENKAFIDRAVDHFAALREAAGTEVDLAIDFHGAVSPQTAKVLIKALEPYQPMFIEEPIQCQNVDVLAEIARSTHLPIATGERIFTKWGFREILEKQAASILQPDLCHAGGINEVRIIAGMAEAYYGGIAPHNPLGPISLAACIQLDASIPNFVMQEHTTLGEGYLKNPFVFKDGFVELPTGPGLGIELDEDALEDKIDHDWQNPTSYHPDDGSVVDW; encoded by the coding sequence ATGAAGATAACAAAACTGGAAACTTTTCTGGTACAACCGCGTTGGCTTTTTCTTAAAATCCACACAGATGAAGGATTAGTCGGTCTCGGTGAGCCGATTTTAGAGGGACGTGCAAAAACGTGTGCACAAGCCGTTGACGAACTTGCGCCTTACCTCATCGGTGAAGACCCAAGACGCGTTGTCCATCACTGGCAGGCGATGTATCGCCACGCGTTTTATCGCGGCGGTCCCATTCTGACCAGCGCATTAAGCGGTGTGGAACAAGCACTCTGGGACCTCGCCGGAAAGTCGCTCGGCGTGCCTGTCTATCAACTCTTCGGCGGACCGACACGTGACCGCATCAGACTCTACAAAGGCGGTGGCGACCCAGAAGGGATCAAAGAGTGGATCGATAAAGGGTTTACCGCATTCAAAACAGGTCCCGCAGGCGGTAGACCTGCACGTATCATCGAAAACAAGGCTTTCATCGATAGAGCTGTAGATCATTTCGCAGCGTTGCGCGAAGCAGCAGGCACAGAAGTTGACCTCGCAATCGATTTTCACGGTGCCGTCAGTCCGCAAACTGCCAAAGTTCTGATTAAAGCGTTGGAACCTTACCAACCGATGTTCATTGAAGAGCCGATTCAGTGTCAAAACGTGGATGTCCTTGCGGAAATCGCGCGGAGCACGCACCTCCCGATTGCAACCGGCGAACGCATCTTCACGAAGTGGGGGTTCCGTGAAATTTTAGAGAAACAGGCGGCATCCATCCTCCAGCCCGACCTTTGTCACGCCGGAGGCATCAACGAAGTGCGTATCATTGCAGGTATGGCAGAAGCCTACTACGGCGGTATCGCACCGCATAATCCTCTCGGTCCCATCTCCTTAGCGGCGTGTATCCAATTAGATGCGTCAATTCCAAACTTCGTGATGCAGGAACATACAACGCTGGGTGAAGGGTATCTTAAGAACCCCTTCGTTTTTAAAGATGGGTTCGTTGAGCTCCCAACCGGTCCCGGACTTGGCATAGAACTGGATGAAGACGCACTCGAAGATAAGATCGACCACGATTGGCAGAATCCAACGTCATACCATCCCGACGACGGCTCCGTTGTTGATTGGTAA
- a CDS encoding TIM barrel protein, which translates to MFTKHLEGLEIPEIITALQSVGVSGADLCVRPGYPVNPENATDALPAAAKQFAAEGLSIPLVTTPGDFLDPAQEETRRVFAAAGEAGVENIKLGYWHWHAEDGGYWAQVDFIRKQLEGFAKLSDHYGPRTCIHNHSGTSMGLNSCAVMNLVKGFDPQHVGVFADTGHLSIVGEPINMALDIVKSHLAVMAFKDLARSPGARGGSVVRMGKGFVDWKTAVNTLQTIEFSGPVSFHSEYSGEPVDSVIDLARIDVRFINDLLGKE; encoded by the coding sequence ATGTTTACCAAACATCTGGAAGGTTTAGAAATTCCAGAGATTATCACTGCCTTACAATCGGTAGGGGTCAGCGGTGCTGACCTGTGTGTTCGTCCGGGTTATCCGGTGAACCCAGAAAACGCGACGGACGCACTACCTGCTGCCGCAAAGCAGTTCGCCGCTGAAGGCTTGTCCATCCCACTCGTCACAACACCGGGTGATTTTCTTGACCCAGCACAGGAAGAGACGCGCCGCGTTTTCGCCGCTGCAGGTGAAGCAGGTGTCGAAAATATCAAACTCGGATACTGGCACTGGCACGCAGAAGACGGCGGTTACTGGGCACAAGTCGATTTCATCCGTAAGCAATTGGAGGGGTTCGCAAAACTCTCCGATCACTATGGACCCCGGACATGTATCCATAACCATTCTGGAACCTCTATGGGGTTGAACTCATGTGCAGTGATGAACCTTGTAAAGGGGTTCGATCCGCAACACGTCGGCGTTTTCGCTGATACAGGGCATCTGTCGATTGTCGGTGAACCCATCAACATGGCACTCGATATCGTCAAATCGCATCTCGCAGTTATGGCGTTTAAGGATTTGGCGCGTTCCCCCGGTGCACGTGGTGGCAGTGTTGTCCGAATGGGAAAAGGTTTCGTCGATTGGAAAACGGCAGTGAACACACTACAAACAATCGAATTCTCAGGTCCCGTGAGTTTCCATAGCGAATACAGCGGAGAACCTGTGGACTCTGTCATCGATCTCGCTCGTATAGATGTCCGCTTCATTAACGATTTATTGGGGAAAGAATAG
- a CDS encoding lectin-like protein: protein MTRSYYTSLVIFVLLFTTSVQSVATTFSGKVVDETGKPASGIKLALPAFRVTTPQDQDEPVFILSQQDETNEVGDFLISDINSPSVQLTLLPVHNSAYEIRIVEIEGVSFYLDERQRYSGRLTFAIAPGADVKGVKVIVRPRMRIRGRVLTADGTPLQNVRVGISIRSRDVDGSGRGGSAGTRELDHDGYFVEYVNDPAYYTVYVRYEGQSAESERILLEDGQRHDDLVLTLDGALPPKPLPAVARIPDPVRVHFKDDEKIARERFNAAEERNRQGVWAINPENRHAYKRIYCETPEDARAQAAAEGAHLVAINDEAEEEWLLEVFGKEYFWIGLADASKEDTPHWDNGEPVTYTNWAFPEKIAGGEKSGQDDGGHQNYTVLVGLTGKWQETRQDSSLARITGQAILEKERFTVGLPELDEDVEKR, encoded by the coding sequence ATGACCCGTTCTTACTATACCTCTCTTGTGATTTTCGTGCTTCTGTTTACAACGTCCGTCCAGAGTGTCGCGACGACATTTTCAGGAAAAGTTGTAGATGAAACCGGGAAACCCGCTTCTGGGATCAAGTTAGCACTTCCCGCATTCAGAGTCACTACACCCCAAGACCAAGATGAGCCTGTGTTTATCCTTTCTCAACAGGACGAAACGAATGAGGTAGGTGATTTCCTTATTAGCGATATTAATTCTCCTTCAGTTCAATTGACATTACTTCCTGTCCATAATTCGGCGTATGAAATTCGCATTGTCGAAATTGAGGGTGTATCTTTCTATCTCGATGAACGCCAACGCTATTCTGGAAGGCTCACGTTTGCTATTGCACCGGGAGCGGATGTTAAAGGCGTAAAGGTAATTGTCCGTCCTCGGATGCGGATTCGTGGACGTGTTCTCACTGCAGACGGGACTCCGCTTCAAAATGTACGGGTTGGCATCTCAATAAGAAGTCGTGATGTGGATGGCAGCGGTAGAGGTGGGAGTGCAGGCACCAGAGAGCTTGACCACGATGGTTACTTTGTGGAGTATGTGAATGACCCTGCCTATTATACTGTTTATGTTAGATATGAGGGACAGTCCGCTGAATCTGAGAGGATATTGCTTGAAGACGGGCAACGCCATGATGACCTCGTTCTGACCCTGGACGGTGCACTGCCTCCCAAGCCGTTACCGGCAGTGGCTCGCATCCCTGACCCTGTGAGAGTACACTTTAAGGATGACGAGAAGATTGCCAGGGAACGCTTTAACGCCGCAGAGGAACGCAATCGACAAGGTGTATGGGCGATTAATCCTGAAAATCGGCATGCCTACAAAAGGATTTATTGTGAAACCCCTGAAGATGCGCGCGCCCAAGCTGCTGCCGAAGGGGCGCATCTCGTTGCCATCAACGATGAAGCAGAAGAGGAATGGCTCCTTGAAGTTTTTGGGAAAGAATACTTTTGGATCGGGCTGGCCGACGCTTCAAAAGAGGATACTCCGCACTGGGATAACGGCGAGCCGGTCACCTACACCAATTGGGCTTTTCCAGAGAAAATTGCTGGCGGTGAAAAGTCCGGTCAAGATGACGGGGGACATCAGAATTATACCGTCCTCGTCGGATTGACTGGGAAGTGGCAGGAGACACGTCAGGATAGTTCCCTCGCACGTATAACTGGACAAGCCATTCTGGAAAAAGAACGTTTCACCGTTGGATTACCGGAATTAGACGAGGATGTTGAAAAACGTTAA
- a CDS encoding lectin-like protein, producing MTCLYFGRRILTFFIGIVALFLLSASEGGAQNGALTTLSGRVIDAAGQPIAGLTVVLVPVEDGNGAWFPIEVEGHDWPDDPMAFQGETDAKGRFVITDAIGGPVLLGLFPYYKPEAQILKVQIDDMFLYPPGEPWGRGIVFSVEPGEYIENVEITVQQFLQLRAKVLKMDGNPLANAQRIKFRVKQLGLGEKEGDSSSMSWSVETDDEGNFVQYMTKYMNSPAFYFMSVTYQEHQVQLDPIVVKPEDLMHEAVFTFEIPLLPDMPRNAPPRFHAGASARVGGGLDAKGVWVVNPGNGHAYKKIRFSGVEDAIAQATKEGAYLITINDEAEQNWIDWVFVTHRTLIGLNDTEKEGRWQWHSEEPVTYTNWAEFEPDDTDKGDEDYVILMGGKWMDIGPGDIRWRFIQTVLLEKEGASLKK from the coding sequence ATGACATGTCTGTATTTCGGAAGGAGAATCCTCACATTTTTTATTGGGATTGTCGCACTTTTCCTTTTAAGTGCGTCGGAGGGCGGTGCACAGAACGGTGCATTGACCACACTCTCCGGTCGCGTTATTGATGCAGCAGGACAGCCAATTGCTGGACTTACAGTGGTACTTGTCCCTGTTGAAGATGGCAACGGCGCATGGTTCCCAATTGAGGTGGAGGGACATGATTGGCCAGACGATCCGATGGCGTTCCAAGGGGAAACCGATGCGAAAGGACGTTTCGTTATTACGGATGCCATTGGTGGTCCCGTGTTGTTGGGGTTATTTCCCTATTATAAGCCGGAGGCGCAGATTTTAAAGGTCCAAATCGACGACATGTTTCTCTATCCACCTGGAGAGCCGTGGGGACGTGGTATCGTGTTTTCTGTGGAACCGGGTGAATACATTGAAAACGTTGAAATTACGGTACAGCAGTTTCTGCAACTCCGAGCGAAAGTTCTAAAGATGGACGGGAATCCACTCGCTAATGCCCAACGTATCAAGTTCAGGGTAAAACAGCTCGGTTTGGGTGAGAAGGAGGGCGATAGTAGTAGCATGTCGTGGAGCGTTGAGACAGATGACGAAGGAAACTTTGTACAATATATGACGAAATATATGAATAGTCCCGCATTTTACTTCATGTCTGTGACATATCAGGAGCATCAAGTGCAATTGGATCCGATTGTGGTTAAACCTGAGGATTTAATGCATGAGGCAGTTTTCACGTTTGAGATCCCACTACTCCCTGATATGCCTCGGAACGCTCCCCCTCGTTTCCATGCGGGTGCGTCAGCGCGAGTGGGTGGTGGACTGGACGCGAAAGGTGTATGGGTTGTCAATCCAGGGAATGGTCACGCCTACAAAAAAATCCGGTTTAGTGGTGTGGAAGATGCCATCGCGCAAGCCACCAAAGAAGGTGCTTACCTCATCACAATCAACGATGAAGCAGAACAAAACTGGATAGACTGGGTTTTTGTCACGCATCGCACCTTAATTGGACTCAACGATACCGAAAAAGAAGGGCGGTGGCAATGGCACAGCGAGGAACCCGTCACATATACGAATTGGGCAGAATTTGAACCGGATGATACTGATAAAGGTGATGAAGATTACGTCATTCTGATGGGTGGTAAATGGATGGACATCGGTCCTGGAGACATCCGATGGAGGTTTATTCAGACGGTGCTCCTTGAAAAAGAAGGAGCGTCTCTAAAGAAGTAA
- a CDS encoding lectin-like protein: MNLQSFKQNFGFLVGVMILSLLVSPSVIAQQGATISGYVVDELGNPVTNTSVALHRYKFIDGDAGRGHFVPFWQKPVGLDGRFSFINIAPTESVSFVVDDERTKGKILSIQMGELTLYPGDHPLFGKVRFSLEAGMEIADVVITVNTNIPPQVRARVVSADGTPLVNATIHVTVQRKSLDGTGSGGSGGTRQTDAEGYFVEDLRVDDNPRFYALGVEYHGLFAKAPPFILHEGQPQVHLLLTLAGNPDPLARPPVGPPSAALTAFLNPPTVWIVNPANGHAYKKIHCASIAGATAQAAAENAYLVAINDEAENEWLDGIFERERFWIGLNDAAEEGQLVWDSGEPVTYTNWGEHEREGDNTEMNDYVIWGFGGRWEMVAPGSGHANFVKNAILERADVPVETPSEDN, encoded by the coding sequence ATGAATCTTCAAAGTTTTAAACAAAATTTTGGATTTCTTGTTGGGGTGATGATACTTTCCCTTCTGGTATCCCCGTCTGTTATTGCTCAGCAAGGCGCGACGATTTCTGGATACGTCGTTGACGAACTTGGAAATCCGGTTACCAATACTTCGGTAGCACTCCATCGGTATAAATTCATAGATGGTGATGCGGGCAGAGGGCACTTTGTACCTTTCTGGCAAAAGCCGGTCGGTTTAGATGGGCGTTTTTCCTTCATAAACATCGCACCAACGGAGTCCGTTAGTTTTGTCGTAGATGATGAACGGACGAAAGGGAAAATCCTTTCTATCCAAATGGGTGAACTCACCCTTTATCCGGGGGACCATCCGCTTTTTGGTAAAGTAAGGTTTTCCTTGGAAGCAGGGATGGAAATCGCAGACGTTGTCATCACGGTGAACACAAATATTCCTCCACAAGTCCGCGCACGAGTCGTCTCTGCCGACGGAACACCGCTTGTCAATGCGACTATACATGTTACAGTGCAACGTAAAAGTTTGGATGGAACGGGCTCTGGGGGTTCTGGTGGCACAAGACAGACCGATGCGGAAGGATATTTCGTAGAAGACCTTAGGGTGGATGATAATCCCAGATTCTATGCGCTTGGCGTTGAATATCATGGACTTTTCGCGAAAGCACCTCCTTTCATTTTGCATGAAGGGCAACCGCAAGTTCATCTGCTTTTGACACTCGCCGGTAATCCAGATCCGCTTGCACGTCCGCCGGTAGGCCCACCGTCCGCTGCATTAACGGCGTTTCTTAATCCACCAACGGTATGGATTGTGAACCCCGCGAATGGACACGCTTACAAAAAGATTCATTGTGCCAGTATAGCGGGTGCGACGGCCCAAGCCGCTGCAGAAAATGCGTATCTCGTTGCCATCAATGATGAAGCGGAAAATGAATGGTTGGATGGAATCTTTGAACGAGAACGTTTTTGGATTGGACTCAACGATGCCGCCGAAGAAGGACAGTTGGTTTGGGATAGCGGTGAACCTGTTACCTATACGAACTGGGGTGAACATGAACGAGAAGGGGACAATACTGAGATGAATGATTACGTTATCTGGGGATTTGGTGGTAGATGGGAAATGGTCGCACCTGGAAGTGGGCATGCAAATTTTGTCAAAAACGCAATTCTCGAAAGGGCAGATGTCCCTGTTGAAACACCATCTGAGGATAATTAG
- a CDS encoding lectin-like protein gives MNHLSFTRIAYLFGVVIVLSLIASVPCIAQNGTTLSGTVVDTEGKPIAGFAIGLLQGSLISMTDEKGAFTFTNIPSGPVQIAIPTQPSKENEKPIFNFEADDELVSIKIKGITLYQDMRPPFGGITFGVKSGSHIEDITVTVRPRVRIRAKVVFKNGKPLTNTSVATRVEGDGGRSSGGATTDSEGYFVHYMDNDDVPAHYTVTVKYKGLSAKSEQFLLEKGARYDDLVLTLDGDVPPAAPQTESLPKVLDKLTGGSTPSEKPTLTETNRSVPTDKGQVNIREVEVKPRVTNTEPTNPVRQMRPPWEKDAWAVNPANGHGYKKIRCDSLDEARDRAAAQGAHLVAINDAAEQQWLLGLFGNHLYWIGLSDAENEGEWVWQNGEPLTYTNWGPKHSFPRSPLSPEKKDSAVMTFANGQWHAVGPGDLLWNTTRQAILEKTDVFDSSAVKEK, from the coding sequence ATGAATCACTTAAGTTTCACACGTATTGCATACCTTTTCGGAGTTGTAATAGTGCTCTCCCTCATTGCATCCGTTCCTTGTATCGCACAGAACGGGACAACACTCTCTGGTACCGTCGTTGATACAGAAGGGAAACCTATTGCTGGATTTGCCATCGGTCTTTTACAAGGTTCTCTGATATCCATGACTGATGAAAAGGGGGCTTTCACTTTCACCAATATCCCTTCCGGACCGGTTCAAATTGCAATTCCGACACAACCGTCAAAAGAAAATGAGAAGCCTATATTCAACTTTGAGGCGGATGATGAGCTTGTTTCAATCAAAATCAAGGGTATAACGCTTTATCAGGACATGCGTCCGCCTTTCGGCGGCATCACATTCGGAGTCAAATCGGGCAGTCATATTGAAGACATAACGGTTACCGTCCGTCCGCGGGTACGAATTCGGGCAAAAGTCGTTTTCAAAAATGGGAAACCCCTAACGAATACTTCTGTTGCCACGCGCGTCGAAGGCGATGGTGGTAGGTCGAGTGGAGGGGCTACTACGGACTCTGAAGGATATTTTGTGCATTATATGGATAACGACGATGTGCCAGCACACTACACGGTCACTGTAAAATATAAAGGACTCTCGGCGAAATCAGAGCAATTTTTGCTTGAAAAGGGGGCGCGCTATGACGATTTAGTCTTGACGCTTGATGGCGATGTACCGCCTGCTGCTCCACAAACGGAATCTCTGCCGAAAGTTTTAGATAAACTGACTGGTGGATCAACACCGTCTGAGAAACCGACACTCACCGAAACAAACCGCTCTGTACCAACTGACAAGGGACAAGTTAATATTCGAGAGGTGGAAGTAAAACCTCGTGTAACAAATACTGAACCTACTAACCCTGTTAGACAGATGCGACCGCCATGGGAGAAAGATGCGTGGGCTGTGAACCCCGCGAATGGACACGGCTATAAAAAGATTCGGTGCGACAGTCTGGACGAAGCACGAGATCGAGCCGCCGCGCAAGGTGCACACCTCGTCGCGATTAACGACGCAGCGGAACAGCAGTGGCTTTTGGGACTCTTCGGGAATCACCTCTATTGGATTGGACTCAGTGATGCTGAAAACGAAGGGGAATGGGTATGGCAGAACGGTGAGCCGCTCACCTATACGAATTGGGGACCCAAGCACAGTTTCCCGCGGAGTCCGCTTTCACCGGAAAAGAAGGACAGTGCTGTGATGACGTTTGCGAATGGACAGTGGCATGCCGTTGGTCCCGGTGATCTGCTCTGGAATACGACTCGACAGGCAATCCTTGAAAAAACAGACGTGTTTGACAGTTCCGCTGTCAAAGAAAAATAA
- a CDS encoding lectin-like protein, translated as MNRTYTTPKLIGITLILLSVVTGIEAGEEPLSGFSGEVVDLEGKGVANFTFAIQPMRLYSGSLVPDAEFLPWRADTTGAFTVSDIQLSLIQLSALPDIPLDVFDPEKGKIPLEFRHRRIESDKKIISIQIGAVTLYNMGDPDFYEGLTFALKPGENIKNVKVIVKPRLRIRGRVVYADGAPLANAKVDLDMEQRHETRPNHISSRGSHLVTDADGHFIQYVDEPGFYTLSVEYRDLSAGAGPFLLKDGVQREEIVFTLEGKPKVVKPVELPADNVPVPGDIKFQEPPTPPAKGVWVINPANGHAYKRIQCEDWHDAQRRAVEEGAHLVSINDESEQHWVQVIFGGQPFWIGLTDAEKEGEWQWDSGEPVTYTNWVVHPILRDKSPDTEKDYVVFTFIRGEWQAISPKSLLWAEIAKQAVIEKDGLVSTINE; from the coding sequence ATGAACCGGACCTATACTACACCAAAGTTAATAGGAATTACACTGATACTTTTATCTGTCGTAACTGGTATTGAAGCAGGGGAAGAGCCACTGAGTGGGTTTTCGGGAGAAGTTGTTGATCTGGAGGGGAAGGGTGTTGCTAACTTTACATTCGCCATTCAACCTATGCGATTATACAGTGGTTCTCTGGTGCCAGATGCTGAATTTCTGCCGTGGCGAGCTGATACAACCGGTGCTTTCACTGTCAGTGACATCCAGCTAAGTCTGATTCAATTAAGCGCGCTTCCCGACATCCCTCTGGATGTGTTTGATCCGGAGAAAGGTAAGATTCCGTTGGAATTTAGGCATCGCAGAATTGAGTCGGATAAAAAAATCATCTCTATTCAAATAGGGGCGGTTACCCTCTATAATATGGGTGATCCGGACTTTTATGAGGGACTTACGTTCGCTCTCAAACCTGGTGAGAATATTAAAAACGTTAAGGTTATTGTCAAACCGAGGCTTCGGATTCGTGGGCGAGTTGTTTATGCCGACGGTGCGCCTCTCGCCAACGCCAAAGTAGACCTCGACATGGAACAGCGTCATGAGACCCGTCCGAATCATATCAGTAGCCGTGGATCCCACCTTGTTACGGATGCCGACGGGCACTTTATCCAATATGTAGATGAACCGGGGTTTTACACACTGTCTGTGGAATATAGGGACCTTTCCGCGGGAGCAGGTCCCTTTTTGCTCAAAGATGGCGTGCAGCGTGAAGAGATTGTCTTCACACTTGAAGGTAAGCCGAAAGTCGTCAAACCAGTCGAACTGCCCGCCGATAATGTTCCGGTTCCTGGGGACATTAAATTCCAAGAACCACCCACACCGCCAGCGAAAGGCGTGTGGGTAATTAATCCCGCGAATGGACACGCTTACAAAAGGATTCAGTGTGAAGACTGGCACGATGCCCAGCGCAGAGCAGTTGAGGAAGGGGCTCACCTTGTCTCAATCAACGACGAATCGGAACAACACTGGGTTCAGGTGATTTTCGGAGGTCAACCTTTTTGGATCGGACTTACCGATGCGGAAAAAGAGGGTGAGTGGCAGTGGGATAGCGGTGAACCCGTCACTTACACTAACTGGGTGGTCCATCCGATTCTCCGTGATAAGTCTCCGGATACTGAGAAAGATTACGTTGTGTTCACTTTTATCAGAGGAGAGTGGCAAGCTATCAGTCCCAAAAGCCTGTTATGGGCGGAAATAGCAAAACAGGCGGTCATCGAAAAGGACGGATTGGTTTCTACTATCAATGAATAG
- a CDS encoding carboxypeptidase-like regulatory domain-containing protein — MSRRNLLHRIVVIPLVIFVSALLGCGETIETIEIDRASFSGRVVDEAGNPVAGLALVVLPCEVDDETDIAVYDAETNDTGHFSIMGIYPGKAQFMLVSEYQESLPLEPEYQLLSFKIGISAYHPKDLPPDPCTQNTFFIGSGARIENVEVTVRLRMRIRAKVVLEDGTPLADKKVSLNIRAFDSQRSSVLGGIQGSVQTDAQGYFVQYVDRSEAIGYRVSVEYKWLCATSEIFILGVGERRESLILKLSGPPQ, encoded by the coding sequence ATGAGTCGTCGAAACCTTCTGCATAGAATAGTAGTAATCCCCCTTGTTATTTTCGTTTCTGCCTTGTTGGGTTGTGGTGAAACTATAGAAACTATAGAAATAGACAGGGCGAGTTTTTCGGGACGCGTTGTTGATGAAGCGGGGAATCCGGTTGCTGGACTTGCGTTAGTCGTTTTACCCTGTGAAGTTGATGATGAGACCGATATAGCGGTTTACGACGCGGAGACCAATGATACAGGTCATTTCTCTATCATGGGTATCTATCCCGGAAAAGCTCAATTCATGTTGGTTTCTGAATATCAGGAAAGTCTCCCTCTTGAGCCGGAATATCAACTTCTTTCCTTTAAAATCGGGATTTCTGCTTACCATCCGAAAGACTTGCCCCCTGATCCTTGCACTCAGAATACCTTTTTTATCGGGTCGGGTGCGCGAATCGAAAACGTAGAGGTAACAGTGCGACTCCGGATGCGGATTCGCGCGAAAGTCGTTTTGGAGGATGGTACACCCTTGGCAGACAAAAAAGTTAGCCTCAACATAAGAGCGTTCGATTCGCAAAGAAGTAGTGTTCTTGGAGGTATCCAGGGGTCTGTACAGACCGATGCTCAAGGATACTTTGTGCAGTATGTAGATAGGAGCGAGGCAATCGGCTATAGGGTGTCAGTTGAATATAAATGGCTTTGCGCAACATCGGAGATATTTATACTCGGAGTTGGGGAGCGACGCGAAAGCCTGATTTTGAAGTTGTCGGGGCCTCCACAGTAA
- a CDS encoding lectin-like protein, protein MKFSDAKRHVLLLLMVIVALFISFVSRAFDKEDTGTVTGRVVDLDGNPVAELPIFIAPLDLDPDGHMWTVFLPDEHAQLRRAHTNAEGQFSITGVPSGPVYIGALPDDIDKRLPEDFEQIVDEFTSRDWTKITEDDIDAFYSSNFGMHLDDFEPDVEILFIRVQGFTLYPRTDYDQIAFGVKPGALMKNVEVTVQPRMRVRGRVLFKDGTPLTNTRVDLRARSRDVDGSGSGGAGANLWVDPEGYFVIYIDEKNDPAFYTFSAEYQDLSTEVEPIRLDPGDRFDGLTLTFDSEPIPPKQPPEKTEADDPEPSPPVPEPPSRPMSRDVWVVNPENGHAYKRVHCETRDDAIDQATEEKAHLVAINDAAEQAWLEAVFGHTFYWIGLSRVPTTGTLSKRAKKWWQWDNSDPITYANWLPNEFFSESLDANKRDYAIMTLSDGKWYAVSPDSVIWDMTEMAILEKTDVFDGASAKEK, encoded by the coding sequence ATGAAATTTTCAGATGCTAAAAGGCACGTTTTGCTATTACTGATGGTGATAGTCGCACTGTTCATTAGTTTCGTTTCACGCGCTTTTGATAAGGAAGATACGGGCACCGTTACCGGACGCGTTGTTGATTTGGATGGGAACCCAGTTGCCGAGTTACCGATATTTATTGCGCCACTTGACCTTGATCCAGATGGGCACATGTGGACAGTATTTTTACCGGATGAGCACGCGCAGTTGCGCCGCGCACACACAAATGCAGAAGGTCAGTTTTCCATAACCGGTGTTCCTTCGGGTCCCGTGTACATCGGTGCCCTTCCGGACGATATAGATAAACGCCTGCCCGAAGACTTTGAACAGATTGTAGATGAGTTCACGTCAAGGGATTGGACGAAGATCACAGAAGACGATATAGATGCATTCTATTCCAGTAACTTCGGTATGCACTTAGATGATTTTGAGCCGGATGTTGAAATTTTGTTCATTCGCGTCCAAGGATTCACCTTATACCCGCGCACTGATTACGATCAAATCGCGTTCGGTGTCAAACCCGGCGCGCTTATGAAGAATGTGGAAGTCACAGTGCAGCCGCGGATGCGAGTTCGCGGACGTGTCCTTTTCAAGGATGGAACACCGCTTACCAATACGCGCGTTGATCTCCGCGCTCGTTCTCGTGATGTGGATGGCTCCGGTTCGGGCGGTGCCGGTGCAAACTTGTGGGTAGACCCTGAAGGTTATTTTGTCATTTATATAGATGAGAAGAATGATCCTGCGTTCTACACGTTTTCGGCGGAATATCAAGACCTTTCTACAGAGGTTGAACCAATTCGTCTTGATCCAGGGGACCGATTCGATGGATTGACGTTGACGTTTGATAGCGAACCGATTCCACCGAAGCAACCGCCTGAAAAAACGGAAGCAGACGATCCTGAACCATCGCCGCCCGTACCAGAACCACCGTCGAGGCCGATGTCTCGTGATGTATGGGTTGTCAATCCCGAAAATGGGCACGCTTATAAACGGGTTCACTGCGAAACTCGCGACGACGCGATTGACCAAGCTACCGAAGAAAAGGCGCATCTCGTCGCGATTAATGACGCTGCGGAGCAGGCATGGTTGGAAGCGGTTTTTGGACACACATTCTATTGGATCGGACTCAGCCGCGTTCCTACAACAGGGACACTTTCTAAGCGGGCAAAAAAATGGTGGCAGTGGGATAACAGCGACCCTATCACCTATGCCAACTGGTTACCCAATGAGTTCTTTTCTGAATCTTTGGATGCCAATAAAAGAGACTATGCCATCATGACGCTCTCTGATGGGAAATGGTATGCGGTGAGTCCTGATAGTGTTATCTGGGATATGACAGAGATGGCGATCCTTGAAAAAACAGACGTGTTCGACGGTGCCTCTGCTAAAGAGAAATGA